Proteins from one Impatiens glandulifera chromosome 2, dImpGla2.1, whole genome shotgun sequence genomic window:
- the LOC124924228 gene encoding lignin-forming anionic peroxidase-like has protein sequence MNSLNFTISPLWSITFVVLSILLLVHPSYGSSLTSSFYEKTCPNALKTIQQAIQKAVSNESRMAASLIRLHFHDCFVQGCDASILLDAQATSTSERNAFQNIGSLRGYEVVDSVKVEVEKLCPGIVSCADILAVTARDASVIAGGPSWTVMLGRRDSTTANRTLAESDLPLSTSTLDEQISIFSNKGLNTREMVALTGSHTLGQAQCSHYRERIYNGTQIDATFAQNLQKNCTRSGQNDSSNLAPFDLVTPNSFDNNYFKNLLVKKGLLPSDQILFSGGATDNIVVEYSKDASKFNTDFADAMVKMGNISPLTGSEGVIRKICSKNN, from the exons ATGAATTCACTCAATTTTACAATTAGTCCTCTTTGGAGTATTACTTTTGTGGTGTTATCAATACTTTTGTTGGTACATCCTTCTTATGGATCGAGTCTAACTTCaagtttttacgaaaaaacatgTCCTAATGCTCTCAAAACGATACAACAAGCTATTCAAAAAGCAGTGTCCAATGAAAGTCGAATGGCTGCATCCCTCATTCGACTTCATTTTCACGATTGTTTTGTTCAG GGTTGTGATGCCTCAATTCTACTTGACGCACAAGCCACATCGACGAGCGAGAGAAACGCGTTTCAAAATATTGGATCTCTTAGAGGTTATGAAGTAGTGGATTCAGTGAAGGTTGAGGTGGAGAAATTGTGTCCTGGAATTGTTTCTTGTGCAGATATTCTTGCGGTTACAGCACGAGATGCTTCTGTTATT GCGGGAGGCCCTTCATGGACTGTAATGCTAGGAAGAAGAGATTCCACCACAGCTAATCGTACATTAGCCGAAAGTGATTTGCCCCTTTCCACCAGTACCCTCGATGAACAAATTTCTATATTTTCCAATAAGGGACTTAACACAAGGGAGATGGTTGCATTGACAG GATCACATACATTAGGACAAGCACAATGTTCCCATTACCGTGAAAGGATATACAATGGTACACAAATTGATGCCACCTTTGCCCAAAACCTCCAAAAGAATTGCACTCGTAGTGGGCAAAATGATTCATCCAATCTAGCGCCTTTTGATTTAGTTACACCAAATTCGTTCGACAACAATTACTTCAAGAATTTACTTGTCAAAAAAGGTCTTCTCCCATCGGACCAAATACTTTTCAGTGGAGGGGCGACAGATAATATTGTGGTTGAATATAGTAAGGATGCTTCAAAATTCAACACAGATTTTGCAGACGCCATGGTAAAAATGGGAAACATTAGTCCTCTCACAGGATCTGAGGGAGTAATAAGGAAGATATGTAGCAAAAATAACTAA